DNA from Nymphaea colorata isolate Beijing-Zhang1983 chromosome 4, ASM883128v2, whole genome shotgun sequence:
TATAGCGTGTAAAACGGGTATAGAATTGGAGTTCCTATTCCTTATATCGAATTCATATGAGATTCGACatctgatttttatatgtttCCCTTATTCATTTACACCTACGGTTATTATGAATTATTTCCTCGTTGCAAGTGGCGtctaaatttgacaaaattatattttaaatttcattaaaTACATTGGAAAAAGCGTACACCGACCAACTTTAGTTtccattgttttttatataattttggaaATAAAACGGTGAGAGACGATTCTTGCTCCACCAACGTGAAGGGATCAGCAACTTGCTTTTCCTAACCCTGGAGTTAACGACGTTAATTTTTCGTCCGtcaatatgaaaagaaacaGGGGTTATATCGTCATTTTGCATGATGAACGAATATGAAGATGACGGAGTTGGACGGAAAACCGGAAATGTGACCTGTTTTCTTCCGCAACGGACAAGAGTATTCCCTTTCACGCGATACGCCGTTATGGAGTGAGAAATATTTGCTGACCCTTCTTCCGTTTCCTGCCTGAGAATTCCCGtcaaggagagagaaaacttccGCCTCCTTGCTTTTTCTCGTGTGCATGGAAAGCTATAAAAGGGAGAAGGAAACACATTTCTTCTGCAATTCAAATCGAATTCGCCCTCCACCTCAGGAGCATTTCCaaaaaccctctctctctctttctctcttcaggATGGCGACTGCTCGGAGAGTGCTCCGCCACCTTCTGGACGGAGCCAACCGAGCAGCGGCCCCCCGCCTCCATCCCCGTTTCGGCATTCCGGCGACGTGCTCGTCTGACATCGCCGGCGGTTGTTCTGGGAATAGGTCGGCAGGCTCGACGAATTCCGCCGGTAAAATCAATTGCCGGCGGTTTTGCCAGTCTGCCACCTTGCCGGAAACTTTCCTCTTCGGCGACCGGTTGATCCCTAATTTCGGGGTTCTCTCGATCAAGAACCGGCTCCATTTCGAGGGCCTGGCACCGCCATTGCCGCGTGTCACCGTCGAGGACGCAAGGAAGCTGCTGCAGGTGGCGCAGATGGAAGCCCTGAAGTCGAGGGTGAGGAGCATGCCGGAGGACCGGATCTCGTACGACGAGTTCCTTCGCCTGTGCGAGGAATGCGTCGGGGGATCGAATCTGGAGCGCGCCAGGGACCTCGCCAAGGCCATGGATAACTCAGGGTCCGTCATCGTTCTGGGCGAAACCGTGTTTCTTCGCCCGGATCAGGTATCCATAGTCTCTGTTTTCTCCTTTTCGTTTTCCCATACCTAACTCAACGAATTTTCCGACGTTGATTCGTTTTCTAATactacaaaattttaaatataattatttttctcaagttTGTGTGTGGATGAATTCGTCGTTTGCagttattataaaaaattttccagGGATTTTTACTACGAAACTTGATTTTAGAGAGATTTTCtcctgtttttttattttcctccaCTGTTTGGGAGGAAGCGAGGTTTGTCTCACGCAACAGACTTCATTTTTGAATTCACGGCGCCTCTCAATTTGAGACTTACAAGTCAACATTCCACTGTGCAGTCACATGTTCTAAAAATCCCAATTTGGCatcaaaatttagtttcaaaatttttatgctaAAAGTCGAGTTTctaactttttctttgttaatgaTGCTAAGAATTATGTCAAAAACACGATTTCAAATCAAGGTcagtttcattatttttatgcCGAACATGATTTTACTGTCGATGAACCATTTCCAAACCTGTTTTTTTGTAGCAAAATTAGTTTCTgctttttaaatcaaatttctGACGTACTTTTAAATATCTTAAACGAGCTTTTAGCCCAAGGTGG
Protein-coding regions in this window:
- the LOC116252190 gene encoding calcium uniporter protein 2, mitochondrial-like, with translation MATARRVLRHLLDGANRAAAPRLHPRFGIPATCSSDIAGGCSGNRSAGSTNSAGKINCRRFCQSATLPETFLFGDRLIPNFGVLSIKNRLHFEGLAPPLPRVTVEDARKLLQVAQMEALKSRVRSMPEDRISYDEFLRLCEECVGGSNLERARDLAKAMDNSGSVIVLGETVFLRPDQVARVLEEAVMAGEPYRAEDPRRKELEELEREKAEIDERAVAGVRRELWCGLAYLAVQTAAFVRLTFWELSWDVMEPICFYVTSFYFMAGYTFFLRTSRDPSFEGFFASRFEAKQRRLMRRRNFDVARFHHLRRALRSPTSSHHAPHFHDSQPHSLLDGPIRH